Genomic DNA from Thermotoga sp.:
AGCGTTACTGGTGCTTGGGGCGAACTGGCTCATAGGAGGTGCTTCTTCACTCGCTCTGAAACTTGGAATCTCCAAACTGATTGTGGGACTTTCGGTTGTGGCTTTTGGAACGTCTCTTCCAGAACTCGTTTCCTCACTCGTTTCCACCTTGAAAGGTTACACGAGCATTGCCATCTCAAATGTGGTTGGAAGCAACATAGCGAACATCGGACTCTGCCTTGGGCTTGCAGCTCTCTTCAGAGCAATTCCCGTCAAAAAGAGTACGATCAAATCCGAAATACCTTTCATGATCCTTTCAACGATCTCCTTCATCAGTCTTTTCTCGAAGAATCACTATCTTTCTTGGCACGATGGAGTGGTTTTCCTCTCGTTCATGGTGATCTTCATGTACTACCTGATCACGTCTGCAAAGGACGTGGTGGAGGAGGAACTGGAGGAGATAAAGGAGCAAAAAAGTGTTCGACTCAGCCTTCTGATGATCGTCGCCGGTACCCTTTTTCTGTGGTTGGGTGGGAACCTTGCCATAGAGAACGTCGTAAAAATAGCTCAGAAATTCGGCCTTTCTCAAGCTTTTGTTGGGCTCACCATCGTTGCTGTGGGGACGTCTCTTCCGGAGCTTGTGGTCAGTGTTGTCTCGACAGTAAAGAAGGAAAGTGACATACTCGTTGGCAACATAGTGGGGAGTAACGTTTTCAACATCCTGCTCATACTGGGCGTGAGCTCTTTTTTCAATAGATTGACCGTGGATGTTACCGACTACACCATGGATCTGATGTTCCTATTC
This window encodes:
- a CDS encoding calcium/sodium antiporter; translated protein: MAFLLTALGIALLVLGANWLIGGASSLALKLGISKLIVGLSVVAFGTSLPELVSSLVSTLKGYTSIAISNVVGSNIANIGLCLGLAALFRAIPVKKSTIKSEIPFMILSTISFISLFSKNHYLSWHDGVVFLSFMVIFMYYLITSAKDVVEEELEEIKEQKSVRLSLLMIVAGTLFLWLGGNLAIENVVKIAQKFGLSQAFVGLTIVAVGTSLPELVVSVVSTVKKESDILVGNIVGSNVFNILLILGVSSFFNRLTVDVTDYTMDLMFLF